aattcaaagacaagaaggaaaagttACTGAAAAAGCTGAATGATAAGGCTTCCTCTGCGACGACCGGTAGGAATACTTTCATAGTAGTTGCGTTGGATGAAATTTGTTGGTTGTTGAACTTGCGTGGATCCGACATTGACTATAATccagtttttttctcctaCGTGGCTATTAACGAAGACGAAACCATTCTTTTCACCAATAACCCCTTCAATGATGACATATCGGAATATTTTAAGATAAACGGTATTGAAGTCAGACCTTACGAACAGATATGGGAACATTTAACAAAGATAACTTCGCAGGCTTCTTCTGCGGAGcatgaatttttgattcCTGATAGTGCATCGTGGCAGATGGTTCGTTGTTTGAACACCTCAACCAACGCTAACGGTGCAATagctaaaaaaatgactGCACAAAACTTTGCGATAATTCACTCACCCATCGATGTTTTGAAATCTATCAAGAATGACATCGAAATAAAAAACGCACACAAGGCGCAGGTCAAAGACGCAGTATGTTTAGTGCAGTATTTTGCATGGCTGGAGCAGCAATTAGTGGGGCGCGAGGCACTGATAGATGAATATCGTGCCGCAGAAAAATTGACCGAGATTAGGAAAACCCAAAGGAACTTCATGGGCAATTCCTTCGAAACAATATCCTCCACAGGTAGTAACGCCGCCATCATACATTATTCGCCGCCCGTAGAGAACTCTTCGATGATTGATCCTACCAAGATATATCTTTGCGACTCCGGTTCGCAATTCTTGGAGGGTACAACTGATATAACAAGAACAATTCACTTAACAAAGCCaaccaaagaagaaatggatAATTACACACTGGTACTTAAAGGTGGCTTAGCCCTAGAGAGGTTGATTTTTCCCGAAAACACTCCCGGGTTTAATATCGACGCCATCGCTAGGCAGTTTTTATGGTCCCGCGGGTTAGATTACAAACATGGCACAGGCCATGGTATCGGATCATTTTTAAACGTTCACGAAGGACCCATGGGTGTCGGCTTTAGGCCACATCTGATGAATTTCCCCTTAAGAGCGGGTAACATAATAAGTAACGAACCAGGTTATTATAAGGATGGTGAGTATGGTATCAGGATTGAAAGCGACATGTTAATCAAGAAGGCCACTGAGAAGGGTAACTTCTTGAAATTCGAAAACATGACTGTGGTTCCCTATTGCAGGAAGTTGATCAATACTAAGTTACTaaacgaagaagaaaaaacacaGATTAACGAGTACCACGCAAGGGTATGGAGGACAATAGTGCATTTTCTGCAGCCTCAGAGTATTTCATACAAGTGGCtgaaaagagaaacaaGCCCACTATGACTTCGAGGCGAGCGGGGCGCAATACAATTAATGTTAGTATTTATTCTAAgtagtttctttctttttatttaatttgagtgataacaataacaacaataatgacTAAAAGGtgaaaattgaaaacattaccttcatttttttacgGCCGGAGAGGGGTAGGTACACTTAACCCCGAGCGCTTTTAGTGCCAAAAAGAGTTAATGTGCGTAGTCGGATTTTAAACGACCATGCATGTACAGCCCCCTAGTGATTTATACTGATGCCTcatcaagaaattttttcatccagGGTCCCTGCTCGGCGAACCTTTCCGCAAGAGTCACAAAAATCAATCTTATAACCAGGCACCAGTAGTACTGCCAAGCTTGGACTACATAGCCAACGTAAAGACAAGGAGTCTGATTtagtatttcttttttgccAGCCAGTATTTTCTGCGCAGGATAGATTATTTTAAGAGCCGAGAATTCCTTATGCGGGCCCGGTCACAACGGATTATAGGTTCCGCCAGACCCCGTTGCTTTGGTTCCATGGAGCAGGAGCAGGATTTTCCGTGGAAAGAGAAGCACCGAGCGAAAAGCGGATACGGAAGGCGGATGCGGAAACGGATGCGGACGCGGAAGGAAGGAAGGAAGCAAACCCTTCCGTCTATGTCGCTATGAAGCCGTCTCACAGTAGAGCCATTCGAGATTTCCGTCCGTCGGTACACAGAAATCTTCGTATCGGGAGTTTTACTTTAAAAGGAAACGATCGTAGGAATTCcctaaagaaaaaggaagaaaaatttaacgTTGAACAttgtcattttcttttttttttttatgtgtGCAGAATATACTATCAAGTAATGT
Above is a genomic segment from Saccharomyces cerevisiae S288C chromosome XII, complete sequence containing:
- the FRA1 gene encoding aminopeptidase P (Protein involved in negative regulation of iron regulon transcription; forms an iron independent complex with Fra2p, Grx3p, and Grx4p; cytosolic; mutant fails to repress transcription of iron regulon and is defective in spore formation) is translated as MTSKPSTSDGRAHSISHVPGTHMRGTSASHSPRPFRPCADCTCSPGLLSRQGRRASLFLRQLENSRRSSSMLLNELKGAGGGSSAGNGSVYSCDSLCAVNREVNTTDRLLKLRQEMKKHDLCCYIVPSCDEHQSEYVSLRDQRRAFISGFSGSAGVACITRDLLNFNDDHPDGKSILSTDGRYFNQARQELDYNWTLLRQNEDPITWQEWCVREALEMAKGLGNKEGMVLKIGIDPKLITFNDYVSFRKMIDTKYDAKGKVELVPVEENLVDSIWPDFETLPERPCNDLLLLKYEFHGEEFKDKKEKLLKKLNDKASSATTGRNTFIVVALDEICWLLNLRGSDIDYNPVFFSYVAINEDETILFTNNPFNDDISEYFKINGIEVRPYEQIWEHLTKITSQASSAEHEFLIPDSASWQMVRCLNTSTNANGAIAKKMTAQNFAIIHSPIDVLKSIKNDIEIKNAHKAQVKDAVCLVQYFAWLEQQLVGREALIDEYRAAEKLTEIRKTQRNFMGNSFETISSTGSNAAIIHYSPPVENSSMIDPTKIYLCDSGSQFLEGTTDITRTIHLTKPTKEEMDNYTLVLKGGLALERLIFPENTPGFNIDAIARQFLWSRGLDYKHGTGHGIGSFLNVHEGPMGVGFRPHLMNFPLRAGNIISNEPGYYKDGEYGIRIESDMLIKKATEKGNFLKFENMTVVPYCRKLINTKLLNEEEKTQINEYHARVWRTIVHFLQPQSISYKWLKRETSPL